A genomic window from Pecten maximus chromosome 2, xPecMax1.1, whole genome shotgun sequence includes:
- the LOC117322294 gene encoding uncharacterized protein LOC117322294: protein MDLELSSVGSGEQMVADIEDVALEDELEYSRAIYLEETVEPIEYSRHVNEVEEITPFDYDTMGVVEEIEIPTHEYSKAIYEESQTEPWPFTGAMEEVSVHEPYEYERAIMDKIKTVNFDYTKPMYHETQSNVTEHSRGMNIVTDVQPFEYNNELYHDTEVENFEYSETMYKETDGKTIEYENGMHEVSTTEKRDYSKSMDDRGTSEVSEYQGGFRDLKQTTVSEYSGGMYDEGESDVHEYISGIRIVSKEEPKEYSKGMKEVMTSEIREYSKGMDEEVDIPLHEHTRGVKVVTTGDSILHTRSVYEKTDGQAFKHSFTVFEKSKGERMRHSLGIKIKTDEPAFEYSRAVWEILETEPLSHDIPLSNIAGYEESDE from the coding sequence ATGGATTTGGAATTAAGTTCAGTGGGGTCTGGGGAGCAGATGGTAGCAGACATTGAAGACGTAGCCCTCGAAGACGAGTTGGAATATAGCCGTGCTATCTACCTGGAGGAGACGGTTGAACCTATCGAGTACAGCCGCCATGTAAATGAAGTTGAAGAAATTACACCATTTGACTACGATACAATGGGTGTTGTTGAAGAGATAGAAATTCCCACGCATGAGTACAGTAAGGCTATCTATGAGGAGTCACAAACGGAACCATGGCCATTTACTGGAGCAATGGAAGAGGTCTCTGTTCATGAACCTTACGAATATGAGCGAGCTATCATGGATAAGATAAAGACCGTCAATTTTGATTACACAAAACCAATGTATCATGAAACGCAGTCAAACGTGACTGAACACAGTCGTGGTATGAATATAGTGACCGACGTCCAGCCATTTGAATACAACAATGAACTGTACCATGATACAGAGGTTGAGAATTTTGAGTACAGTGAAACTATGTATAAAGAGACGGATGGCAAGACAATCGAGTACGAAAATGGGATGCACGAAGTGAGTACCACTGAGAAGAGAGATTATAGTAAGAGTATGGACGACCGAGGCACCAGTGAGGTGAGCGAGTACCAAGGAGGATTTCGCGATCTCAAACAGACAACTGTGTCCGAGTACTCGGGAGGAATGTATGACGAGGGAGAAAGTGatgtacatgaatatatatCGGGCATACGCATTGTGTCCAAGGAAGAGCCAAAGGAATACAGCAAAGGCATGAAAGAGGTCATGACCTCTGAAATCAGAGAATACAGTAAAGGAATGGATGAAGAAGTGGACATTCCCTTACATGAGCATACGCGAGGGGTCAAGGTCGTTACCACTGGCGACTCTATTCTGCATACTCGTTCCGTATATGAGAAGACTGATGGTCAGGCCTTTAAACACAGCTTCACTGTATTTGAAAAATCTAAGGGTGAACGAATGAGGCACAGTCTGGGTATCAAGATCAAAACAGATGAGCCGGCCTTCGAATATTCAAGGGCGGTTTGGGAGATATTGGAAACCGAGCCTCTCTCCCATGATATCCCGCTAAGTAACATTGCTGGGTATGAGGAGAGTGACGAGTAA
- the LOC117322293 gene encoding sorting nexin-10-like, translating to MSSLDVCVRNPVTHNTWDNGRYITYEIAIKTSNCAFSLSESLNRRRYSEFEWLRKRLRRHHPLLKPPPLPPKKIFGDRFDTEFVAFRMKGLEKFLIKLLEVKMFMSDALLHLFIQSDLTCKDIDDVMEGKLAPDVIEHLWQSGGIKENCRDFNKNAVMEPKSDTRPLDVSNDNNSVTSESSVEYFTDSNSSSVTEEEFGSFPPLSMVLSARDSPTSLVTNNAGETSNGKDNQNNLETGILVDKTVTMETKNSKHKNELKCDENQSKGDLLSDSDIEVLSNAMESDCEYEMASEQTTRCIKGSVSPKPGKVPKQVDLNYVVNVSINGDLS from the exons TCGTCACTAGATGTTTGTGTGAGGAATCCAGTAACACACAATACCTGGGACAATGGACgatatattacatatgaaattgctATCAAA acttCCAACTGTGCATTTAGCTTGTCTGAATCTCTTAACCGGAGACGATATTCAGAATTTGAATGGCTAAGGAAGAGGCTACGGCGTCACCATCCATTACT GAAACCACCGCCACTGCCACCAAAGAAAATCTTCGGGGATCGGTTTGATACAGAGTTTGTAGCGTTCAGAATGAAGGGACTGGAGAAATTCCTCATCAA ATTACTGGAGGTTAAGATGTTCATGTCGGACGCGTTGCTGCACCTGTTTATACAGTCAGACCTGACCTGTAAGGATATTGATGATGTAATGGAGGGTAAATTGGCTCCTGACGTTATAGAACACTTATGGCAGAGTGGAGGAATCAAGGAAAACTGCAG AGATTTCAACAAGAATGCTGTAATGGAGCCCAAGTCAGACACGAGGCCACTGGACGTATCGAATGACAACAACAGCGTGACTAGTGAGAGTAGCGTGGAATACTTCACCGATAGCAACAGCTCTTCAGTGACGGAGGAGGAATTTGGTTCATTTCCACCACTCTCCATGGTGCTGAGTGCAAGGGATTCTCCAACTAGTCTGGTGACAAACAATGCAGGGGAAACTTCAAACGGGAAAGACAACCAAAACAATTTGGAAACTGGAATTTTAGTAGATAAAACTGTTACTATGGAAACAAAgaattcaaaacataaaaatgagTTAAAATGTGATGAAAACCAGAGTAAAGGAGACTTATTATCTGATTCAGATATAGAAGTATTAAGTAATGCGATGGAGAGTGACTGTGAGTATGAAATGGCAAGTGAACAGACCACACGATGTATTAAAGGATCGGTTAGCCCGAAGCCGGGTAAAGTTCCTAAACAGGTGGACTTGAATTACGTAGTTAACGTCAGCATTAATGGTGATTTATCTTGA